The following are encoded together in the Corticium candelabrum chromosome 1, ooCorCand1.1, whole genome shotgun sequence genome:
- the LOC134176094 gene encoding bridge-like lipid transfer protein family member 2 — protein sequence MYWTPIAITVVCLGAGLAMWRFVDSILTRLLSLITRKSVKVEGTGFFYVQRLTVDLSHVSLVIQHFALNTRLRNPRASRMLTLSAGHVRVRARPGLPSGTRSTRLDSVSRAGDQSASTQRERSYFQRLKDFVAVNIWKIIDVVICEMVAIVPSQALPNTQLAVSVTGGIHIGGSKLNNINKHSLKLQVEVNTISITLQTTNKQQRLRGEKPKANAEVGLSFRIDAAVNPKEGFKTAIVEVSVNPIVVDANGVALAQAQLFLQKLRETERELPTELPVDQPAEPQVGLLGTQRDADWLNSFLIKLPKEFNVVLEDSKVKLSIEAGERSLSATLNKACLSMQRGCIASSDGLPQLTAVLGLEGLYANASKCSPLLSLMRLKCSFELLASASHVGMNCRINVDSLHTNYYYPELKFWSDTLRLSNSDDQLTNSQHAQRMSQSRNVQKELWKGPLTVFVEFSDCSVGPYLQPPEQFQDLAAAKVVLASATSNLELSPLQNDQNGSRQIKLCVRLENVYGHVTCASGEMSVFGQDNPAVLPTSRNHVWFRPFELGSLSIKADCNMLTADVPVSYHCNVVGECACLCVEWSSQLVETTLAFADLFTMKSQSQKPAKTEPLECSDRDITVDSSDDTTSSIAVDIDIKLNETSLFLLGDRPGLDTVYVRQDMLAVTGHLPRLDLLVVKLFGVAATTAKAISPVWLCPSSQALVDPLVSVPSLTVTKQNAVCVEVQSIQAFWTTTVHRSATERVTRLVKELRAIQDVMATKTSRPKSDMTLPRVTVVVSEVAGKARVSSNTMVSVELHSIHGQVAGMRVTADIQNAVGHFDNHPIFTFKDAHVQVCTENDYIDRLKELRQLFPLLQLQANRAYSIHVREARIVFPHQYDFGESVDEVINTMKFLKMLHLPNSPALDFKLWADILVRADLVHFELQDDPFEVRLGDIHELMCDEYQESVKRQKLLEEKLTELKKSLGELTTGVNIEETYASLQKTNAGMYITRSEKCGLRTSLITFTFHSVEVAALADPKLTGLEEVTNHMKRVDPDSLFPEELTFSTLWARMVKGRCEQLEISLRNYPQLLGLAEEVSIYGMLMGAEQVAEARGVRKGQVELCAPWKNVDVKRSMPALKFYYDLDADLKRLDIAWGSSFEPALAQVSLAFDLLSKASLDPSSPIPWWDKSRLLFHGRLGINATHTDWHLMTSLLPQTVSEQLEFEWRDFKGEWSNGCFKLGGDVEINVRTASKYDDCQFISFPGFEGCVKLVWLCNGDPNSHHLVMPCAPDKEPCLSDQSHDSYYHFRSKHLNLEISLEVGRNTAQELHSSCLLYASTLRFLQNLQVVTTAVTRPIRRGRVFANDRPTKLNLGRHYKDISVSISYPKLKLDYWSSHVQKKGISCLCGPGYFTGLYSMSLLPDTGEILRRIESDWNTVRAHAEWTDVQIDVVQAVDGDERRSDQSEDRCQQSHFLSSEKLTYDQDEKWEEIKGFKHRFRAEECKGCWSSLTRNVLFELFEAYTNAQVLKKNLSSAALSVHAGQAQTISTGIEHQPLERSSSRQSLSSGSVLLDQLIEESSTKFVATADTSEPTGPHLYGPHLCSEDDIIERMWFFELVNSQVVFKGTDTKGAVIVTASTAEVKGCRHCPQYKGGELVVKTSLVASLGKMQYFAPVDGRSEISMDTFQWLPSSLISNLEVKSVGVDSDTASTSSLSFSELVGSGTAVGGIVTAVVGGDQGDAPQLQRIVSHCDCQIYYADYGGEVDQSSNKLRPSPTPGSPYCFGESEGPINTFTLVHPKIEVCTNSAQYHIITDIVTNVLLYVEPKKKETSERVERMRFRLQLSDIGDPKVHIMQLQDNARHLLESVRQCERSWYSKMHELKELDDETDSEQHKSLMLEISDLEQELAQTKEQLSAASDDLKVLIRCFKESRLYMTPTRAAANQATKVRRQEVWFGEAYWRIMQDDGQLDLADVNLEGFNYSRVTNSDNSWSHRLELESFSVHNLLPNSPYRDALSLNDSVGRGVRIDKAVSMRVYSVGLPPVGGIAVNEHFEINVVPLAVRITHYFYNTLMKYFFPDKTEADSAHEEPASPALAALKDTGLLESRARSPAEVSSSMSSSHSRSSAVTPNFVETSPPMSPTTKTPKQKKLSSRQFVMHEDEIDIMKERATNKTCFIYIKIPEIPLCVSYKGEKEKNIEDVENVRVTLPTLEYHNETWSWHDLLMEIKKESQKCLVSQAIKQKLGLSRPDTGESRGESGKGVGTHDKSKYLFGLKLNAPNPIKASKKLLGKLGRTSHPDRHAAAVAASKTDHQESEGAFAVESSLEPRDLASMFDELVGCADDPTLHMPHQRDESH from the exons ATGTATTGGACTCCTATAGCCATTACAGTAGTCTGCTTGGGAGCTGGATTGGCAATGTGGCG GTTTGTTGACTCGATTTTGACACGACTGCTGTCTCTAATAACAAGAAAATCTGTTAAAGTGGAAGGCACTGGTTTCTTCTACGTTCAACGTTTGACCGTCGACCTTAGCCACGTGTCACTG GTGATTCAACACTTTGCACTGAATACGAGACTACGGAATCCAAGAGCATC GAGGATGTTGACACTGAGTGCTGGTCATGTTCGAGTTCGTGCGAGACCGGGATTACCCAGTGGAACGAGATCTACACGTCTAGATAGTGTTAGTAGAGCCGGCGATCAAAGCGCTTCTACACAAAGGGAGAGATCGTACTTTCAGAGACTTAAAGATTTTGTGGCCGTCAACATATGGAAG ATTATTGATGTTGTGATTTGTGAAATGGTTGCCATCGTTCCAAGTCAAGCTTTGCCAAACACCCAACTGGCCGTCTCTGTAACTGGCGGGATTCACATCGGCGGCAGTAAACTAAACAATATCAA CAAACATTCACTCAAATTACAAGTCGAAGTGAATACTATCTCAATCACACTccagactacaaacaaacagcag CGATTGAGGGGCGAGAAACCGAAAGCAAATGCAGAGGTCGGTTTGTCCTTTAGAATCGATGCAGCTGTGAATCCCAAAGAAGGCTTTAAAACTGCA ATTGTTGAAGTCAGTGTAAATCCGATTGTTGTTGATGCCAATGGAG TTGCACTTGCTCAAGCTCAGCTGTTTCTGCAAAAGTTACGTGAGACAGAACGTGAACTACCGACTGAATTGCCTGTCGATCAACCAGCTGAACCGCAGGTGGGGCTGCTGGGAACACAGAGAG ATGCAGACTGGCTCAACAGTTTTCTTATAAAACTGCCCAAG GAGTTCAACGTGGTACTTGAAGACAGCAAAGTCAAATTATCAATTGAGGCTGGCGAACG GAGTTTGTCTGCTACTCTCAACAAAGCATGTTTATCGATGCAACGAGGGTGTATAGCATCAAGTGACGGTTTGCCACAGTTGACAGCAGTACTTGGATTAGAAG GTTTGTATGCTAATGCATCCAAATGCAGTCCTCTGCTTTCTCTCATGAGACTGAAGTGTTCATTTGaa CTGCTTGCAAGTGCTAGTCACGTGGGAATGAACTGTAGGATCAATGTTGACTCGTTGCatacaaattattattatcCCGAGTTAAAATTCTGGTCGGACACACTGAGACTGTCAAACAGCGATGATCAATTGACAAATAGTCAACATGCCCAGAGGATGAGTCAAAGTAGAAATGTTCAGAAAGAATTGTGGAAGGGACCTTTGACAGTTTTTGTTGAGTTTTCTGACTGTTCTGTTGGGCCATACTTGCAGCCACCTGAACAGTTTCAGGACTTGGCTGCTGCCAAAGTAGTACTTGCATCAGCTACTTCTAACTTGGAGCTATCACCACTGCAAAATGACCAAAATGGCAGTCGCCAAATAAA ATTGTGTGTTAGACTGGAGAATGTTTATGGGCATGTAACTTGTGCCAGTGGTGAAATGAGTGTATTTGGTCAGGATAATCCAGCTGTTTTGCCTACATCAAGAAATCATGTTTGGTTTCGTCCGTTTGAACTTGGGAGTCTTAGCATAAAG GCTGATTGCAACATGTTAACCGCTGATGTTCCCGTGTCGTATCATTGTAATGTCGTTGGAGAGTGTGCTTGCCTCTGCGTGGAATGGTCGAGTCAACTTGTCGAGACAACACTGGCATTTGCTGACCTCTTTACCATGAAGTCACAGTCACAGAAACCAGCCAAAACAGAACCACTAGAATGTAGCGATAGAGACATCACGGTGGACTCCTCAGATGACACCACTAGCTCAATAGCTGTTGATATTGACATCAAGCTGAATGAGACTAGTTTGTTCTTGTTGGGTGATAGACCAG GCCTGGATACAGTGTATGTTCGACAGGACATGCTTGCAGTGACTGGTCACTTGCCTCGTCTTGACTTATTAGTTGTAAAGCTGTTTGGTGTTGCTGCTACAACTGCAAAAGCAATTAGTCCT GTTTGGCTTTGCCCTTCATCTCAAGCGTTGGTTGATCCATTGGTCAGCGTTCCTTCACTGACTGTCACCAAACAAAATGCT GTGTGTGTTGAAGTTCAATCTATTCAAGCTTTTTGGACAACTACGGTTCATCGGTCTGCAACAGAAAGAGTTACACGGTTGGTAAAGGAGTTGAGAGCTATTCAAG ACGTCATGGCAACCAAAACATCTAGACCAAAGTCTGATATGACTCTACCACGTGTTACTGTGGTGGTTAGTGAAGTGGCTGGTAAGGCTCGGGTATCAAGCAATACAAT GGTATCAGTTGAGTTGCATAGTATTCATGGTCAAGTTGCAGGAATGAGAGTAACAGCTGACATTCAGAATGCTGTCGGACATTTTGATAATCACCCTATCTTTACATTCAAG GATGCACATGTACAAGTTTGTACAGAAAATGATTATATTGACAGACTGAAAGAACTGCGGCAACTGTTTCCTCTATTACAACTTCAAGCCAATCGTGCCTA CTCAATCCATGTAAGAGAAGCAAGGATAGTGTTTCCACACCAGTATGATTTTGGGGAGTCAGTGGATGAG GTAATCAACACAATGAAATTTCTAAAGATGCTGCATCTCCCCAATAGTCCAGCACTTGACTTCAAACTGTGGGCAGACATACTTGTGAGAGCTGAT TTGGTTCACTTTGAACTTCAAGATGATCCATTTGAGGTCAGATTGGGAGACATTCATGAA CTGATGTGTGATGAGTATCAGGAGAGTGTAAAACGTCAGAAGTTGCTGGAGGAGAAGCTTACGGAGCTGAAGAAGTCTCTTGGTGAACTGACAACAG GAGTGAACATTGAGGAAACATATGCATCATTACAGAAGACTAATGCTGGGATGTACATCACAAGATCTGAG AAATGTGGTTTACGGACAAGTCTTATTACATTTACCTTTCATTCAGTAGAAGTAGCTGCCTTAGCAGATCCAAAACTCACTGGTCTAGAAGAGGTAACCAATCACATGAAAAGAGTAGATCCAGACAG TCTGTTTCCAGAGGAACTGACATTCAGTACATTATGGGCACGAATGGTAAAGGGACGTTGTGAGCAGCTTGAG ATTTCACTTCGCAATTATCCGCAATTGTTGGGATTAGCTGAGGAAGTATCAATTTATGGAATGTTGATGGGTGCTGAGCAAGTTGCTGAAGCAAGAG GTGTTAGGAAAGGTCAAGTTGAGCTCTGTGCTCCATGGAAAAATGTAGATGTCAAACGCAGTATGCCGGCACTGAAGTTCTATTATGATCTTGATGCAG ATTTGAAGAGATTGGATATTGCATGGGGATCGTCTTTTGAGCCAGCACTTGCACAAGTCAGTTTAGCATTTG ATTTGCTAAGCAAGGCTAGTCTTGATCCAAGTTCTCCTATTCCATGGTGGGACAAA TCACGGTTGCTATTTCATGGTAGACTTGGAATCAATGCTACTCACACTGATTGGCATCTTATGACATCATTACTACCTCAGACTGTGTCAGAACAGCTTGAATTCGAATGGCGGGACTTCAAGGGAGAATGGTCTAATG GATGTTTCAAACTTGGTGGTGATGTCGAGATCAATGTCAGGACCGCTTCCAAGTATGACGACTGTCAGTTTATCTCATTTCCTGGCTTTGAAGGATG TGTCAAACTTGTGTGGCTATGTAATGGCGATCCCAACAGTCATCATTTGGTAATGCCTTGTGCTCCAGACAAGGAACCTTGTCTTAGTGACCAG TCACATGATTCATACTACCACTTTCGATCAAAGCACCTGAATTTGGAAATATCACTGGAAGTCGGAAGGAACACA GCACAAGAATTGCATTCGagctgtttgttgtatgcTAGCACACTGCGTTTTCTTCAGAACTTGCAG GTGGTAACAACTGCTGTTACTCGACCAATTAGAAGAGGCCGGGTGTTTGCCAACGACAGACCAACAAAACTGAATTTGGGCCGCCACTACAA AGATATCAGTGTCTCTATCTCTTATCCAAAATTAAAGCTGGATTATTGGAGTTCACATGTCCAAAAGAAGGGAATTTCATGTTTGTGTGGTCCTGGTTACTTCACAGGTCTCTACAGTATGTCGTTACTGCCTGACACTGGAGAAATACTACGTCGCATTGAATCTGATTGGAACACAGTTCGTGCTCATGCTGAATGGACTGACGTGCAGATTGATGTTGTGCAAGCTGTGGATGGTGATGAAAGAAGATCAGATCAGAGCGAGGATAGATGTCAACAGTCACACTTTCTCAGTTCAGAGAAACTGACATACGACCAGGATGAGAAGTGGGAAGAGATTAAA GGATTTAAACATCGATTCAGAGCTGAGGAATGTAAAGGTTGTTGGTCAAGCTTAACAAgaaatgttttgtttgaacTGTTTGAGGCTTATACAAATGCTCAG GTCTTGAAGAAAAATCTGTCATCTGCTGCACTCAGTGTTCATGCTGGCCAG GCCCAGACAATATCTACAGGAATTGAGCACCAACCTTTAGAGAGATCTAGTAGCAGACAGAGTCTCAGCAGTGGATCTGTATTGTTGGATCAACTCATTGAAGAATCATCAACAAAATTTGTTGCAACAGCTGAT ACATCAGAGCCAACAGGACCTCATCTTTACGGACCTCATCTCTGTTCAGAAGATGACATCATTGAGAGGATGTGGTTTT TTGAGTTGGTGAACAGCCAAGTTGTATTCAAAGGAACTGATACGAAGGGTGCGGTAATAGTCACAGCCAGTACAGCTGAAGTCAAGGGATGTCGACATTGCCCACAGTACAAAGGTGGAGAATTGGTTGTTAAGACATCATTGGTAGCAAGTCTGGGGAAAATGCAG TATTTTGCCCCTGTTGATGGGCGCTCTGAAATCTCCATGGATACATTTCAGTGGCTACCTTCAAGCCTCATCTCTAATTTGGAAGTAAAGTCTGTAGGAGTTGATTCAGACACTGCTTCGACAAGCTCACTCTCCTTCTCTGAGCTGGTTGGTTCTGGAACAGCAGTAGGTGGGATTGTGACTGCTGTAGTTGGTGGAGATCAAGGAGATGCTCCTCAGCTTCAGAGGATTGTATCACATTGTGACTGTCAAATTTACTATGCCGATTATGGTGGAGAAGTAGATCAATCTTCAAACAAGCTCAGGCCTTCA CCTACTCCAGGCTCTCCATATTGTTTTGGAGAATCAGAAGGCCCCATCAACACATTTACATTGGTTCATCCCAAAATAGAAGTTTGCACAAACTCT GCTCAATACCACATAATCACAGACATTGTCACTAATGTATTGTTGTATGTGGAACCAAAGAAGAAG GAAACATCTGAACGTGTGGAGAGAATGCGTTTCAGATTGCAGTTGAGTGATATTGGAGATCCAAAGGTTCACATCATGCAGCTTCAAGACAACGCACGTCATTTACTGGAGAGCGTTCGTCAGTGTGAGAGAAGTTGGTACTCTAAGATGCATGAGCTAAAGGAACTTGATGATGAAACTGACTCAGAACAACATAAAAG TTTGATGCTGGAGATTAGTGATCTTGAACAAGAGCTAGCACAGACAAAGGAGCAGCTAAGTGCTGCTAGTGACGACCTCAAAGTACTTATCAG ATGTTTCAAAGAAAGCCGTCTCTACATGACCCCAACTAGAGCTGCTG CAAATCAAGCTACGAAGGTGCGGCGTCAAGAGGTGTGGTTTGGAGAAGCTTACTGGCGTATCATGCAAGATGACGGCCAGCTTGACTTAGCTGATGTCAATCTAGAAGGATTCAACTACAGTAGAGTCACCAACAGTGACAACTCTTGGTCTCATCGACTTGAACTGGAATCATTCTCTGTACACAACCTATTGCCAAACAGTCCTTACCGA GACGCATTGTCTTTGAATGACTCTGTTGGTCGTGGTGTAAGGATAGATAAAGCAGTATCAATGCGAGTGTATTCTGTGGGGCTGCCACCTG TGGGAGGTATTGCTGTCAATGAGCACTTTGAAATCAATGTTGTTCCACTGGCTGTGCGGATCACTCATTATTTCTACAATACCTTGATGAAATACTTTTTTCCGGACAAAACTGAAGCAGACTCTGCCCATGAAGAACCAGCATCACCAGCACTGGCAGCTCTAAAAG ATACCGGGTTGCTTGAAAGTCGGGCAAGATCACCAGCAGAG GTCTCTAGCAGCATGTCTTCCAGTCATTCAAGAAGCTCAGCAGTAACTCCAAATTTTGTTGAGACAAGTCCACCTATGTCTCCTACAACAAAG ACACCAAAACAGAAGAAATTATCAAGTAGACAATTTGTGATGCATGAAGATGAAATCGATATCATGAAG GAACGTGCAACGAACAAGACTTGCTTTATTTACATCAAGATTCCTGAGATTCCACTGTGTGTCAGTTATAAG GGAGAAAAGGAGAAAAATATCGAAGATGTTGAAAATGTGAGAGTCACTTTGCCGACCCTGGAATATCATAATGAAACTTGGAGTTGGCATGACCTACTCATGGAAATAAAGAAAGAAAGTCAAAAGTGCCTTGTCTCTCAG GCTATTAAACAGAAATTGGGACTTAGTCGTCCTGACACAGGGGAGTCACGAGGAGAGAGTGGAAAGGGCGTTGG AACACATGACAAATCCAAGTATTTGTTTGGACTCAAA TTGAATGCTCCTAATCCAATAAAAGCAAGCAAGAAACTTCTTGGGAAGTTGGGACGAACGAGTCACCCTGATCGTCATGCAGCAGCAGTGGCAGCATCCAAGACGGACCATCAAGAGAGTGAAG GAGCTTTTGCTGTGGAAAGTTCTTTGGAACCACGTGACCTTGCTAGCATGTTTGATGAACTGGTTGGCTGTGCAGATGATCCAACTCTTCATATGCCACATCAACGTGATGAATCTCATTAG